The proteins below are encoded in one region of Parvicella tangerina:
- a CDS encoding type II toxin-antitoxin system RelE/ParE family toxin, translating to MATRKVVWSPRASKELKAILEFYILRNGNKRYSKKVLNSVEKLMTTIASNNHIGRPTSNDRTRVVTHDVFLIFYEISEDEINILSFWDNRQNPDNSITKVDP from the coding sequence ATGGCTACAAGAAAGGTAGTTTGGTCACCAAGGGCTTCTAAAGAATTAAAAGCTATTCTTGAATTCTACATCTTAAGGAATGGCAACAAAAGATACAGCAAAAAGGTTCTTAACTCAGTGGAGAAATTGATGACAACAATCGCATCGAACAATCATATCGGACGACCAACTTCTAATGATCGAACAAGAGTTGTAACACATGATGTATTTCTGATTTTTTATGAAATTAGTGAGGACGAAATCAATATTCTTTCTTTTTGGGATAATCGTCAAAACCCTGATAATAGTATAACAAAAGTTGACCCATGA
- a CDS encoding NTP transferase domain-containing protein, translating to MSFSVCILTGGKSSRMGTDKSQLFFKGEKLVTKMIRLSQKVSDDVFIAGAQSHQKSPCYPDESPDKGPLSGIRTALSQAKYDWVLILACDMLFFNESIVNWLTNEFNSLSKEKIVFAANERNHYLIGFYHRSVLVDVKKALHSDDLSVGQLLMDGNFRKLNIPKSLESFIANINSPKDLDTFGFMKVKIIAFGQIEEILGKKELEWMTESSDLNEFKNELFEAFPELNTISFRFALNESLVDNANLSMNDTIALLPPFAGG from the coding sequence ATGTCTTTTTCGGTCTGCATACTAACGGGAGGCAAAAGCTCCAGAATGGGAACGGATAAGTCTCAACTCTTTTTCAAAGGTGAGAAGCTAGTTACTAAAATGATCCGCTTATCCCAAAAAGTTAGTGATGACGTTTTTATCGCTGGTGCGCAAAGTCATCAAAAATCTCCCTGTTACCCAGATGAATCCCCTGATAAAGGTCCACTATCTGGTATAAGAACTGCACTTTCACAGGCGAAATATGACTGGGTATTGATTTTGGCGTGCGACATGCTTTTTTTCAATGAAAGCATCGTGAACTGGTTAACAAACGAATTCAACTCTTTGAGTAAAGAAAAGATTGTATTTGCTGCCAATGAAAGGAATCACTACTTGATTGGGTTTTATCACCGTTCTGTTTTAGTCGATGTCAAAAAAGCCCTTCATTCTGATGACCTTAGTGTTGGTCAACTCCTAATGGATGGGAACTTCAGAAAGCTAAACATTCCAAAATCACTGGAATCATTCATTGCGAATATCAACTCTCCGAAAGATTTAGATACCTTTGGATTTATGAAAGTGAAGATTATCGCATTTGGACAAATTGAAGAAATTCTAGGAAAGAAAGAGCTGGAATGGATGACCGAATCATCCGATCTGAACGAATTCAAAAATGAATTATTTGAAGCTTTTCCTGAACTGAACACAATATCTTTTCGATTCGCGTTAAATGAATCACTAGTTGACAATGCCAACCTATCAATGAACGACACCATTGCTTTATTGCCCCCATTTGCTGGAGGATGA
- a CDS encoding Tex family protein — MQSLFTQLISQELQLKKSQVENTIKLLSEGATIPFISRYRKEMTGSLDEVQVEKIKTEHGRLEQLQKRKEAILKSIKEQDKLNAELEGKIIASWDEKEVEDLYLPFKTKRQTKADKAIAAGLAPLAKMILAQNNDQVASSASRFRSKDYPTDDEVLTGAQEIAAQWISERPGVRNMLRKLFAHEAIITSKIVKGKEEEAEKFKDYFDFSELAKKAKSHRILALLRGAEEGLLKVSIQPDKKTAIQKLEDYLLKPSSKCPNLIQSIAKDAYQRLLRPSLENELTKDLKQKADEEAIKVFALNLQQLLLQPPLGTFRTLAIDPGFRTGCKVVCLDEHGNLLNNETIYPHPPQRETGMAKKKISTMVEQFKIEAIAIGNGTASRETERFIKGIHFDRKVRVFVVNEAGASIYSASKIAREEFPQYDVTVRGAVSIGRRLMDPLAELVKIDPKSIGVGQYQHDVDQKMLQEKLDNVVVSCVNKVGVDLNTASKYLLNYVSGIGPVLAENIIEYRKEQGGFKNRQELLDVPKMGPKAFEQAAGFLRIREGEQPLDNSSVHPESYAVVSKMIKAAGVTIGDLIGNQEVLDQLDPQQFISDQTGLETLTDIIEELKKPGRDPRKLVKVFEFDPKLKTINDLEVGKTYPGIVNNVTNFGAFVDLGIKENGLIHISNLSDEYISNPAEVIALHEHVNVEVIEVDIQRKRIGLKRIEA; from the coding sequence ACTTCAAAAAAGAAAAGAGGCCATCTTAAAATCCATCAAAGAGCAAGACAAGCTAAATGCTGAACTTGAAGGTAAAATTATTGCCTCATGGGACGAAAAGGAAGTTGAAGATCTCTACCTACCCTTTAAAACGAAACGACAGACCAAAGCTGATAAAGCAATCGCTGCTGGACTTGCTCCGTTAGCGAAAATGATACTCGCCCAGAACAATGATCAAGTAGCATCATCTGCCTCAAGATTTAGATCCAAAGATTACCCTACCGATGATGAAGTACTAACTGGCGCCCAAGAAATTGCCGCACAATGGATCAGTGAACGACCAGGTGTACGAAACATGCTTCGGAAGCTGTTTGCGCATGAAGCTATCATTACGAGCAAAATCGTTAAAGGTAAAGAAGAGGAGGCAGAGAAGTTTAAAGACTATTTTGACTTTTCAGAGTTAGCCAAAAAGGCGAAATCGCATCGAATATTAGCTTTACTCAGAGGTGCAGAAGAAGGTCTTCTCAAAGTTTCCATTCAGCCAGACAAAAAAACTGCGATTCAAAAACTAGAAGACTACTTGCTAAAACCAAGTTCCAAATGTCCGAACCTTATTCAATCAATAGCCAAAGATGCCTACCAAAGGTTACTACGGCCATCACTGGAGAATGAACTTACTAAAGACCTTAAACAAAAAGCAGATGAAGAAGCTATCAAGGTCTTCGCTTTAAACCTTCAGCAACTTCTGTTACAACCTCCTCTTGGGACGTTCAGAACATTAGCTATTGATCCTGGCTTTAGAACGGGCTGCAAAGTAGTCTGTCTAGACGAACATGGTAATCTTTTGAATAACGAAACGATCTACCCACATCCTCCGCAGCGTGAAACAGGTATGGCGAAAAAGAAGATCTCTACCATGGTTGAACAATTCAAAATTGAGGCGATAGCTATTGGAAATGGCACAGCAAGCAGAGAGACAGAGCGATTCATCAAAGGAATCCATTTCGATAGAAAAGTTCGTGTTTTCGTGGTAAATGAAGCAGGAGCATCCATCTACTCGGCCAGCAAAATTGCTCGTGAAGAGTTTCCTCAATACGATGTGACAGTCCGAGGTGCAGTATCTATTGGAAGAAGGTTAATGGATCCATTAGCAGAACTGGTTAAAATTGACCCAAAAAGCATCGGTGTTGGACAATACCAGCATGATGTAGATCAAAAAATGTTACAAGAAAAGCTCGACAACGTGGTCGTTTCGTGTGTAAATAAAGTAGGCGTTGACTTGAACACTGCCAGCAAATACTTGCTAAACTATGTTTCTGGAATAGGGCCTGTATTAGCAGAGAATATTATTGAATACCGTAAGGAGCAAGGTGGTTTCAAAAACAGGCAAGAACTGTTAGATGTTCCGAAAATGGGGCCAAAAGCTTTTGAACAAGCCGCTGGTTTTCTCAGAATCAGAGAAGGAGAGCAGCCACTTGACAACAGCAGTGTTCACCCTGAAAGCTATGCGGTAGTCTCAAAAATGATCAAAGCTGCTGGTGTTACGATCGGGGATCTTATTGGAAATCAAGAGGTACTTGATCAACTAGACCCACAACAATTCATTTCAGATCAAACTGGCTTAGAAACGCTCACAGATATTATCGAAGAACTTAAGAAGCCTGGTAGAGACCCTAGAAAGCTGGTTAAAGTATTTGAGTTTGACCCAAAACTCAAGACCATTAACGATTTAGAAGTTGGAAAAACATATCCGGGGATTGTGAATAATGTAACCAATTTTGGCGCATTTGTAGACTTAGGCATCAAAGAAAATGGGTTGATTCATATTTCTAACTTGAGTGATGAGTACATCTCTAACCCTGCCGAAGTGATTGCCTTGCATGAGCATGTGAACGTAGAAGTAATTGAAGTAGACATCCAACGTAAGCGGATTGGCCTAAAAAGAATTGAAGCTTAG